In one Cloacibacillus porcorum genomic region, the following are encoded:
- a CDS encoding MurR/RpiR family transcriptional regulator, which produces MSWQKIMEHLETLPSAQKNIASYMLSNKEKSIFMTAAELGYNAGSSEASAIRLASTLGYANFPDFIKSLQLEAQSQLSTIGRLQLHKLLPDEGGYVAGVIARDLELAKYYLKANGDNDKALKLLAAEICEAGAVYLIGLRSTRCLVQYMEYYLSWFFPKIFIPSYENLGNYLTAAPKNSLTLGISFPRYTRQTVECIAFAKSNGFKTAAITDSMNSPLAREADMAVIAPCSHIAHIDSLLIPIGLINALLIQVAEYMGPTALRRLGELEEIWEKRDIYC; this is translated from the coding sequence TTGAGCTGGCAAAAAATAATGGAGCACCTTGAAACGTTGCCTTCGGCGCAGAAAAATATCGCTTCTTATATGCTTTCAAATAAGGAAAAATCTATCTTCATGACAGCGGCGGAGCTTGGGTATAACGCCGGCTCCAGCGAAGCCTCCGCCATTCGTTTGGCGTCCACTCTCGGGTACGCGAATTTCCCCGACTTTATCAAATCGTTACAGTTGGAGGCGCAAAGTCAGCTCTCCACCATCGGACGCCTTCAGCTCCATAAACTGCTTCCAGACGAGGGCGGCTATGTCGCCGGTGTAATAGCGCGTGACCTTGAACTGGCAAAATACTATCTGAAAGCCAATGGAGACAACGACAAAGCTCTCAAACTGCTGGCCGCAGAGATATGTGAGGCGGGAGCCGTATATCTGATAGGGCTGCGAAGCACTCGCTGCCTGGTACAGTATATGGAATATTACCTGTCATGGTTTTTCCCTAAAATTTTCATTCCCTCGTATGAGAATCTTGGCAACTATCTTACCGCGGCTCCTAAGAACAGTTTAACTCTCGGCATAAGTTTTCCGCGTTATACAAGACAGACTGTGGAATGCATCGCCTTCGCAAAAAGCAACGGATTCAAAACGGCGGCGATAACCGATTCCATGAACAGCCCTCTCGCACGAGAGGCTGATATGGCCGTCATTGCGCCATGCTCGCACATCGCGCATATAGATTCCTTATTGATACCAATAGGGCTTATAAACGCCCTGCTCATACAGGTGGCGGAATATATGGGTCCCACAGCCCTTCGCCGTCTGGGAGAGCTGGAGGAGATCTGGGAAAAGAGAGATATCTACTGCTGA